A single window of Chloroflexota bacterium DNA harbors:
- the cas5c gene encoding type I-C CRISPR-associated protein Cas5c, with translation MHPPLSVRVWGDWACFTRPEMKVERVSYPVMTPSAARGVLEAIFWRPQFAWRVERIEVLNEIRYHSILRNEVSRRASERTARRWARQGGGYFATANRTQRHTLALRDVAYVIHAQVDVDPTCGDDPAKFRDQFRRRVVKGRCFARPYLGCREFAADFAAPDGRERPIERSEDLGPMLLDLDYAADGSGRGTPRFFAARLERGVLHVPARPLREAA, from the coding sequence ATGCATCCGCCCTTGTCCGTGCGCGTTTGGGGCGACTGGGCCTGCTTCACGCGTCCAGAAATGAAAGTCGAGCGGGTCAGTTACCCGGTGATGACGCCGTCGGCGGCGCGCGGCGTGCTGGAGGCGATTTTCTGGAGGCCCCAGTTCGCCTGGCGGGTCGAGCGCATCGAGGTGCTCAACGAGATCCGTTACCACTCGATCCTTCGCAACGAGGTCAGCCGCCGGGCCAGCGAGCGCACGGCTCGCCGCTGGGCGCGGCAGGGCGGCGGCTATTTCGCGACAGCCAACCGCACCCAGCGGCATACGCTGGCGCTGCGTGACGTGGCCTATGTGATTCACGCACAGGTTGACGTTGACCCCACGTGCGGCGACGACCCCGCGAAGTTCCGAGACCAGTTCCGGCGACGCGTCGTCAAGGGTCGCTGCTTTGCGCGGCCCTACCTGGGCTGCCGCGAGTTCGCCGCCGACTTTGCCGCGCCGGACGGCCGCGAGCGGCCGATCGAGCGCAGCGAGGACCTGGGACCGATGCTGCTGGACCTGGACTACGCGGCCGACGGCTCGGGGCGCGGAACGCCGCGCTTCTTCGCGGCGCGCCTGGAACGCGGCGTGCTGCACGTGCCGGCGCGTCCTCTGCGCGAGGCTGCCTAA
- the cas8c gene encoding type I-C CRISPR-associated protein Cas8c/Csd1, giving the protein MLPQLCEYARRLDLPPPLYGERPVRYIVELDAAGRLLNPQPTDTSDPADRRTRNGVRRRVPTVQRANVIRPLLLADNAEYTFGMARDPAKQARVDRAHAAYLDLIERCAERTGDPAMQAVADFLREDPRDQLDLSDDFDRGANVTFRVGDGLVIKSPAIQAFWASEHDPAKAKGAVTGQCLVCEEQRPVLRRLQAKLKRVPGGQTSGTALISANAEAFESYGLDASLIAPTCGECAELFTTGLNHLLASETQRTALGGAAFVYWTREDIGEFNPLAMFTHPDPDQVRALLESVFTRGEAPPFDDTPFYALALSGSGGRAVVRDWIDATVGDVRANLARWFRLQRVVGRGGESPAPVGLYALAAATVRDANKDLSPLTPCALLRVALVGTPLPPNLLSEAVRRNSAEQDVTRPRAAVIRAVLRSQGRIAKEDGMIQLDEQSLDPAYRCGRLLAVLESAQYAALGITAVTDRFYGAASSAPASVFGRLLRGAQPHLTKLERDRPGAYHALQQRLEQVMAGLQHFPKTLDMEEQGLFALGYYHQRAHDRAQALARREGIDPDSGEVEN; this is encoded by the coding sequence GTGCTGCCGCAACTCTGCGAGTACGCCCGGCGGCTCGACCTGCCGCCCCCGTTGTACGGCGAGCGGCCGGTGCGCTACATCGTCGAACTGGACGCTGCGGGCCGGCTGCTCAACCCGCAGCCCACGGATACTTCCGACCCGGCTGACCGGCGCACCCGCAACGGCGTCCGCCGGCGGGTTCCCACGGTGCAGCGAGCCAATGTTATTCGGCCGCTGTTGCTGGCTGATAACGCCGAATACACATTCGGCATGGCGCGCGACCCGGCCAAGCAAGCCCGCGTGGACCGGGCGCACGCGGCCTATCTGGACTTGATTGAGCGCTGCGCCGAGCGCACCGGCGATCCCGCCATGCAGGCCGTCGCCGACTTTCTGCGCGAGGATCCTCGGGACCAGTTGGACCTGAGCGACGACTTCGACCGCGGCGCCAATGTCACGTTCCGGGTCGGTGATGGGCTCGTGATCAAGTCCCCCGCCATACAGGCGTTCTGGGCGAGCGAGCATGATCCAGCTAAAGCCAAAGGCGCGGTGACTGGGCAGTGTCTGGTGTGCGAAGAGCAGCGCCCGGTGCTCCGGCGCTTGCAGGCCAAGCTCAAGCGCGTGCCGGGCGGGCAGACGTCGGGCACCGCGCTTATCTCCGCCAACGCGGAGGCCTTCGAGTCCTATGGCCTCGACGCCTCGTTGATCGCGCCGACCTGCGGCGAATGCGCCGAGTTGTTCACCACCGGCCTCAATCACCTGCTGGCCTCGGAGACGCAGCGCACGGCGCTGGGCGGGGCGGCGTTCGTGTACTGGACGCGCGAGGACATTGGCGAATTCAATCCCCTGGCCATGTTCACCCACCCGGACCCGGATCAGGTTCGAGCGCTATTGGAGTCCGTGTTTACGCGTGGCGAAGCCCCGCCGTTCGACGACACGCCCTTCTACGCGCTGGCGCTGTCCGGCAGCGGCGGGCGGGCGGTGGTGCGCGACTGGATCGACGCCACAGTGGGCGACGTTCGAGCCAACCTGGCGCGCTGGTTCCGCCTGCAGCGCGTCGTGGGCCGCGGCGGTGAATCACCGGCTCCGGTTGGCCTGTACGCGCTGGCGGCGGCCACGGTGCGCGACGCCAACAAGGACCTTTCGCCGCTTACGCCGTGTGCCCTGCTGCGCGTGGCACTGGTTGGTACGCCCCTACCGCCCAATCTGTTGAGCGAAGCCGTGCGCCGCAACAGCGCCGAGCAGGACGTCACTCGCCCGCGCGCCGCAGTCATCAGGGCTGTATTGCGGAGTCAGGGGCGCATTGCCAAGGAGGACGGCATGATTCAGTTGGATGAGCAGAGCCTGGACCCCGCCTACCGCTGCGGGCGGCTGCTGGCCGTGCTGGAGTCGGCGCAATACGCCGCACTGGGCATTACCGCAGTTACCGACCGGTTCTACGGGGCCGCCTCGTCGGCTCCGGCCTCAGTTTTCGGCCGCTTGCTGCGAGGGGCACAGCCGCACCTGACCAAGCTGGAGCGGGATCGGCCCGGCGCCTATCACGCGCTACAGCAACGGTTGGAGCAGGTGATGGCCGGGCTGCAACACTTCCCCAAGACGCTGGACATGGAGGAGCAAGGGCTGTTTGCCCTGGGCTACTACCACCAGCGGGCGCATGACCGAGCGCAGGCGCTCGCCCGACGCGAAGGCATCGATCCCGACTCCGGAGAAGTGGAGAACTGA
- the cas7c gene encoding type I-C CRISPR-associated protein Cas7/Csd2: MTDSITTDVNRRHDFVLLFDVTDGNPNGDPDAGNLPRVDPETMHGLVTDVSLKRKVRDWVDAARGEEARFKIYVQKEGEALNAKHRRAYDTLDLKSTGSKQSRGDVDKARDWMCDNFYDIRLFGAVMSTGVNCGQVRGPVQFTFARSLDPVVPLDLSITRVAVTREEDANIVAAEDGSDAAASGKQTEMGRKALVPYGLYQARGFFTPHFASRTGVDADDLALFWQALQMMWDLDRSSSRGLMACRGLYVFSHASKLGEAPAHTLFERVRISPSGNGQAPRGFGDFSVQIDDGDMPADVELTRLVG; encoded by the coding sequence ATGACCGATTCGATTACGACCGACGTCAACCGGCGTCACGACTTCGTGCTGCTGTTCGACGTGACCGACGGCAACCCCAACGGCGACCCGGACGCCGGCAACCTACCGCGCGTGGATCCGGAGACCATGCACGGGCTGGTGACGGACGTCTCGCTCAAGCGCAAGGTGCGCGACTGGGTGGACGCCGCCCGCGGCGAGGAAGCGCGCTTCAAGATCTACGTGCAGAAGGAAGGTGAGGCGCTGAACGCCAAGCATCGGCGGGCGTATGACACGCTGGATCTCAAGTCCACCGGCAGCAAGCAGTCCCGCGGCGACGTTGACAAAGCTCGGGACTGGATGTGCGATAACTTCTATGACATCCGGCTGTTCGGCGCGGTGATGAGCACCGGCGTCAACTGCGGCCAGGTGCGCGGTCCCGTGCAGTTCACTTTCGCCCGCTCGCTCGATCCCGTCGTCCCGCTGGACCTGTCCATCACCCGAGTGGCCGTCACCCGCGAGGAAGACGCAAATATCGTCGCGGCTGAGGACGGTTCGGACGCGGCCGCCAGCGGCAAGCAAACCGAAATGGGGCGCAAGGCACTGGTCCCCTACGGGCTCTACCAGGCCCGCGGGTTCTTCACCCCGCACTTTGCCTCCCGGACCGGCGTGGACGCCGACGACTTGGCGTTGTTCTGGCAGGCGTTGCAGATGATGTGGGACTTGGACCGCTCCTCCTCGCGGGGACTGATGGCCTGCCGGGGGCTGTACGTCTTCAGCCACGCCAGCAAGCTGGGCGAAGCGCCGGCCCATACGTTGTTCGAGCGAGTTCGCATTTCGCCGAGCGGCAATGGCCAGGCTCCGCGCGGGTTCGGCGACTTCAGCGTGCAGATTGATGACGGTGACATGCCGGCCGATGTCGAACTCACGCGGCTGGTGGGCTAA
- the cas4 gene encoding CRISPR-associated protein Cas4 has translation MDSGPEVLISAIEHYAYCPRQCALIHVEQTFDENLFTMRGRLAHERADSGETTSEDGVRVLRSVPLWSERLGLRGRADVVEMRPEGPYPIEYKSGGRRTRPAELQLCAQAMCLEEMLDTAVPRGAVYLVRTRRREEVALTTDLRAETREAIHAVRRTLDAQRLPEAPNDARCPKCSLINACLPSVVGEPFRLRGLQGALFRPLQAGARVGED, from the coding sequence ATGGACTCTGGACCCGAGGTTCTGATCTCGGCTATCGAGCATTACGCTTACTGTCCGCGGCAGTGCGCCTTGATCCACGTGGAACAGACATTCGACGAGAACCTATTCACTATGCGCGGCCGGCTGGCGCACGAGCGAGCGGACTCGGGCGAGACCACTAGTGAGGACGGCGTACGCGTGCTGCGCAGCGTGCCGCTGTGGTCGGAGCGGCTGGGTTTACGCGGTCGGGCCGACGTAGTGGAGATGCGGCCCGAGGGGCCGTATCCCATCGAGTACAAATCGGGCGGGCGTCGCACGCGCCCGGCTGAACTGCAGCTCTGCGCCCAGGCCATGTGCCTAGAGGAAATGCTGGACACGGCCGTTCCACGCGGCGCCGTCTACCTGGTGCGCACGCGGCGGCGCGAGGAGGTAGCGCTGACCACGGACTTGCGCGCCGAAACGCGAGAGGCCATCCACGCGGTCCGCCGCACGCTGGACGCGCAGCGGCTGCCCGAGGCACCAAACGACGCGCGGTGCCCCAAGTGCTCGCTGATCAACGCCTGTCTGCCTTCGGTGGTGGGCGAGCCATTCCGACTGCGCGGACTCCAGGGTGCGCTGTTTCGTCCGTTGCAGGCGGGCGCGCGAGTGGGTGAGGATTGA